The proteins below are encoded in one region of Caulobacter henricii:
- a CDS encoding DUF6481 family protein yields the protein MSHLKNTGFSDRISAAAEAKKAMLAKMKPKPTVTDPDFDKREELRAAELEAVRAARAAAREAARLEQAAKQELILAAKRAERKERKADAAAEQRMRKEEKAAQREQLRSLGRTSKSARAHEWGNLIG from the coding sequence ATGTCGCATCTGAAGAACACCGGTTTCTCCGATCGTATCTCCGCCGCCGCCGAGGCCAAGAAGGCCATGCTGGCGAAAATGAAGCCCAAGCCCACCGTTACGGACCCCGATTTCGACAAGCGCGAAGAGCTTCGCGCCGCCGAACTGGAAGCCGTGCGCGCCGCTCGGGCTGCGGCCCGCGAAGCGGCCCGCCTCGAGCAGGCTGCCAAGCAGGAACTGATCCTCGCCGCCAAGCGCGCCGAGCGGAAGGAACGCAAGGCTGATGCCGCCGCCGAGCAGCGCATGCGCAAGGAAGAGAAGGCCGCCCAGCGCGAGCAACTTCGTTCCCTGGGCCGCACCAGCAAGAGCGCTCGCGCTCATGAATGGGGCAATCTGATCGGTTGA
- a CDS encoding thioredoxin domain-containing protein, giving the protein MPVDRRTLIASGLALAAGPGAAQAAAMPAAPGDMVLGLPNAPAQLVVFASPSCSHCAHWWTGDLPAIRKAYIDNGKVRLVLREFLTEPVEFAAAAFLLARRVGAQRYFEVLDAVFARQTAIFESGELFEGLQAIGKAFGLSEAQFAAALGDQKALDALNERVEIAGVRDKVNQTPTFFLNGRRLPGELTVEGLKTALAKG; this is encoded by the coding sequence TTGCCCGTCGACCGTCGCACCCTGATCGCCTCTGGCCTGGCCCTTGCGGCCGGTCCGGGGGCGGCTCAAGCCGCAGCCATGCCCGCCGCGCCCGGCGACATGGTTCTGGGTCTTCCGAATGCCCCAGCCCAACTGGTCGTCTTTGCGTCCCCCAGCTGTTCGCATTGCGCCCACTGGTGGACCGGCGACCTGCCGGCGATCCGCAAGGCCTATATCGACAATGGCAAGGTCCGACTGGTGCTCCGGGAGTTCCTGACCGAGCCGGTCGAGTTTGCGGCCGCTGCCTTCCTGCTGGCTCGCCGCGTCGGGGCCCAGCGGTACTTTGAGGTCCTCGACGCGGTCTTCGCCCGCCAGACCGCCATCTTCGAAAGTGGCGAACTGTTTGAGGGCCTGCAGGCTATCGGCAAGGCTTTCGGCCTGAGCGAGGCCCAGTTCGCCGCGGCCCTCGGCGACCAGAAGGCGCTGGACGCCCTCAATGAGCGGGTCGAGATCGCCGGCGTGCGCGACAAGGTCAACCAAACCCCGACCTTCTTCCTCAACGGCCGCAGGCTGCCCGGTGAACTGACAGTCGAGGGCCTCAAGACCGCCCTGGCCAAGGGCTGA
- the ccrM gene encoding adenine-specific DNA-methyltransferase CcrM: MTFGPETIIQGDCIEAMNALPEKSVDLIFADPPYNLQLGGDLLRPDNSKVDAVDDHWDQFESFAAYDKFTREWLKAARRVLKDDGAIWVIGSYHNIFRVGVAIQDLGFWILNDVIWRKSNPMPNFKGTRFANAHETLIWASKSQAAKRYTFNYDALKMANDEVQMRSDWTIPLCTGEERIKGSDGNKAHPTQKPEALLYRVIMSTTKPGDVILDPFFGVGTTGAAAKRLGRRFVGIERETEYVEHARARIAKVVPIAPEDLDVMGSKRSEPRVPFGTIVESGLLSPGDTLFCSKGAHAAKVRADGSITVGDLSGSIHKIGALVQSAPACNGWTYWHFKTDAGLAPIDVLRAQVRAGMN; the protein is encoded by the coding sequence ATGACCTTCGGGCCGGAAACCATCATTCAGGGCGACTGCATCGAGGCGATGAACGCCCTGCCCGAGAAGTCGGTCGACCTGATCTTCGCCGATCCGCCCTACAATCTGCAGCTGGGCGGCGACCTGCTGCGGCCGGACAATTCCAAAGTCGACGCGGTCGATGACCACTGGGACCAGTTCGAGAGCTTCGCCGCCTATGACAAGTTCACCCGCGAATGGCTGAAGGCCGCCCGCCGGGTGCTGAAGGACGACGGCGCGATCTGGGTGATCGGCAGCTATCACAACATCTTCCGCGTCGGCGTGGCGATCCAGGACCTCGGCTTCTGGATCCTCAATGACGTCATCTGGCGCAAGTCCAACCCGATGCCCAACTTCAAGGGCACCCGCTTCGCCAATGCCCACGAGACCCTGATCTGGGCCTCCAAGAGCCAGGCGGCCAAGCGCTACACCTTCAACTATGACGCCTTGAAGATGGCCAATGACGAAGTGCAGATGCGCTCGGACTGGACCATCCCGCTGTGCACCGGCGAGGAGCGCATCAAGGGTTCGGACGGCAACAAGGCCCACCCGACCCAGAAGCCGGAAGCCCTGCTCTATCGGGTGATCATGTCGACCACCAAGCCCGGCGACGTGATCCTGGATCCGTTCTTCGGCGTCGGCACCACCGGCGCGGCCGCCAAGCGCCTGGGTCGCCGCTTCGTCGGCATCGAACGCGAAACCGAATATGTCGAGCACGCCAGGGCCCGCATCGCCAAGGTCGTTCCGATCGCCCCGGAAGACCTGGACGTCATGGGCTCCAAGCGCTCGGAGCCCCGCGTGCCGTTCGGCACCATCGTCGAGAGCGGCCTGCTCAGCCCCGGCGACACCCTGTTCTGCTCCAAGGGTGCTCATGCGGCCAAGGTGAGGGCCGACGGCTCGATCACGGTCGGCGACCTGTCGGGCTCGATCCACAAGATCGGTGCCCTGGTGCAATCGGCCCCGGCCTGCAACGGTTGGACCTACTGGCACTTCAAGACCGACGCGGGCCTCGCGCCCATCGACGTGCTGCGGGCCCAGGTTCGGGCGGGGATGAACTAG
- the mutY gene encoding A/G-specific adenine glycosylase: MKDRPSPFRNALRSSLLAWYDAQARDLAWRVGPADRRSGVRSDPYRVWLSEVMLQQTTVPHATPYFLSFTERWPTVLDLAAVDDGDLMGAWAGLGYYARARNLLACARAVAADHGGVFPDTEEGLRALPGVGAYTAAAVAAIAFDREANVVDGNVERVMARLFAVETPVPEAKPELKALAGSLVTADRPGDWAQALMDLGATVCRPKSPLCDVCPISAWCEGRKTGAPETYPRKTKKADRPRRHGVAYVLTRGNDVALVRRPPKGLLGGMLGLPTSDWRSSPFTDIEAVAAAPVLANWGEVGTIEHVFTHFSLTLQVFRAEGEGDFVWTARERLGALPSVFLKAALAAERLL; encoded by the coding sequence ATGAAAGATCGCCCCAGCCCTTTTCGGAACGCCCTCCGTTCAAGCCTGCTGGCCTGGTACGATGCCCAGGCCCGCGACCTGGCCTGGCGGGTCGGCCCGGCCGACCGGCGCAGTGGCGTCCGCAGCGATCCCTACCGGGTGTGGCTGTCCGAAGTGATGCTGCAGCAGACCACGGTGCCGCATGCCACGCCCTATTTTCTCAGTTTCACCGAGCGCTGGCCGACGGTGCTGGATCTGGCCGCCGTGGATGACGGCGACCTGATGGGAGCCTGGGCCGGGCTCGGCTACTATGCCCGGGCCCGCAATCTGCTGGCCTGCGCCCGGGCTGTGGCGGCTGACCATGGCGGCGTCTTTCCTGATACGGAAGAAGGCCTGCGGGCCCTGCCGGGCGTGGGCGCCTATACCGCCGCCGCCGTGGCGGCCATTGCCTTTGACCGCGAGGCCAATGTCGTTGACGGCAATGTCGAGCGGGTGATGGCCCGCCTGTTCGCGGTCGAGACGCCTGTGCCCGAGGCCAAACCGGAGCTGAAGGCCCTGGCCGGGTCGCTGGTCACGGCCGACCGACCCGGCGATTGGGCCCAGGCGCTGATGGATCTGGGCGCCACGGTCTGTCGGCCCAAGAGCCCTCTCTGCGACGTGTGCCCGATCTCGGCGTGGTGTGAAGGCCGCAAGACCGGAGCGCCGGAGACCTATCCGCGCAAGACGAAGAAGGCCGATCGGCCGCGTCGGCATGGCGTGGCCTATGTCCTGACGCGGGGCAACGACGTTGCGCTGGTCCGCCGGCCGCCCAAGGGTCTGCTGGGCGGTATGCTGGGTCTGCCGACCAGCGACTGGCGCAGCTCTCCCTTCACGGACATCGAAGCGGTCGCTGCAGCTCCCGTTCTCGCCAATTGGGGCGAGGTCGGCACAATCGAGCACGTGTTCACGCACTTTTCGCTCACGCTGCAGGTCTTCCGCGCCGAGGGCGAAGGCGACTTCGTCTGGACTGCCCGCGAACGGCTGGGCGCGCTGCCCAGCGTCTTCCTGAAGGCGGCTTTGGCGGCAGAGCGGCTGCTCTAG
- a CDS encoding TSUP family transporter, giving the protein MDLVQPELLATMFAVAALAGAFDAIAGGGGLLTVPALLLAGLDPVGALATNKLQGAFGSVSSTLAFARRGLIDWRTSLPVAAAAALAGLAGALCASLLSPRVLAALVPVLLIVIAVYFGLSKALKAEDAPARLALPVFAGLIAPLIGFYDGIFGPGAGAFYMVAIVTLLGYGALKATAHTKLANAASNLGSLTLFIVKGAVIWPIGLAMAAGAFLGAQIGSRLAMRFGAGLIRPLLVMMSCAMAIKLLADPANPLRQAVLGLFGG; this is encoded by the coding sequence ATGGATCTCGTCCAACCTGAACTCCTGGCGACGATGTTCGCTGTGGCTGCCCTGGCCGGGGCCTTCGACGCCATCGCCGGCGGTGGCGGATTGCTCACCGTGCCGGCCCTGCTGCTGGCGGGACTGGATCCTGTCGGGGCGCTCGCCACCAACAAGTTGCAAGGCGCCTTCGGGTCGGTCTCCTCCACCCTGGCCTTTGCGCGTCGCGGCCTGATCGACTGGCGGACCTCCCTTCCGGTCGCGGCTGCTGCGGCCCTTGCCGGACTTGCCGGGGCCCTGTGCGCCAGCCTGCTGTCTCCACGCGTCCTGGCGGCCCTGGTGCCGGTGCTGCTGATTGTCATAGCCGTCTATTTCGGCCTGTCGAAGGCCCTGAAGGCCGAAGACGCCCCGGCGCGTCTTGCCCTGCCGGTGTTTGCGGGCCTGATCGCGCCACTGATCGGCTTCTATGACGGCATTTTCGGTCCCGGGGCCGGGGCCTTCTACATGGTCGCGATCGTGACCCTGCTCGGCTACGGCGCACTGAAGGCCACGGCCCATACCAAGCTGGCCAATGCCGCCAGCAATCTGGGCAGCCTGACCCTGTTCATCGTCAAGGGGGCTGTGATCTGGCCGATCGGTCTGGCCATGGCGGCCGGCGCCTTCCTCGGGGCCCAGATCGGATCGCGTCTGGCCATGCGATTCGGGGCCGGCCTGATCCGCCCGCTGCTGGTGATGATGTCCTGTGCCATGGCGATCAAGCTGCTGGCAGATCCCGCCAATCCGCTGCGCCAGGCCGTGCTGGGCCTGTTCGGAGGCTAG
- a CDS encoding DUF721 domain-containing protein: MARRPLPTAEEALAILRQRRTRPPVRPPPPAGKNLAPLLKALEEKYGQGPAALKTRWKEIVGETLARRTEPVRIIKGRNGAGGALELRVDGPVASLIQHQAPQITARLDMLLGKGTVTRLRIVQGPLSVPPAPVVTRPRRKPPLDAALERQLTEGLADQPDGGLKDALMKLGRGVLRSEQG, translated from the coding sequence ATGGCCCGCCGCCCCCTGCCCACTGCCGAAGAGGCCCTTGCGATCCTGCGCCAGCGCCGCACCCGGCCGCCGGTGCGCCCGCCGCCGCCGGCCGGCAAGAACCTCGCGCCGCTGCTGAAGGCGCTGGAGGAAAAATACGGTCAGGGCCCGGCGGCCCTGAAGACCCGCTGGAAGGAAATCGTCGGCGAGACCCTGGCCCGCCGTACGGAACCCGTCAGGATCATCAAGGGCCGCAACGGAGCCGGCGGTGCCCTGGAGTTGCGGGTCGATGGTCCTGTGGCGTCGCTGATCCAGCACCAGGCTCCGCAGATCACCGCCCGTCTCGACATGCTGCTGGGCAAGGGAACCGTCACCCGCCTGCGCATCGTCCAGGGCCCGCTGAGCGTGCCGCCCGCGCCGGTCGTCACCCGGCCGCGCCGCAAGCCGCCCCTGGACGCAGCCCTGGAACGTCAATTGACCGAGGGTCTGGCCGACCAGCCGGACGGCGGCCTGAAGGATGCCCTGATGAAACTGGGGCGTGGCGTGCTGAGAAGCGAGCAAGGCTGA
- a CDS encoding AAA family ATPase: MQFQRLRLSGFKSFVEPTEFRIEPGLTGIVGPNGCGKSNLLEALRWVMGANSAKAMRAGGMDEVIFAGSGARPARNHADVTLTIDNADRTAPAQFNDDPVLEVVRRIDRGEGSTYRINGREVRARDVQLLFADASTGANSPALVRQGQISELIGAKPQNRRRILEEAAGVSGLHTRRHEAELRLRAAETNLSRLEDVARELESALNRLRREARQAEKYKRLSSEIRAVQGAVLFARWTEARDTLNRTQSEATQAARNVEDTARAASSAQVEITRAEAAMPPLREEATIAQAVLGQLAIQKDRAEREAEAAAAEFQRLSADLARIDDDRAREVQTQQDAAAALARLDGELAEIRALVAAAPERGPELAAAAKAAEEARADAEAVVEQLAARAAAEDARARAATARLADAEGRLARTRRALDQARSERAAVGPETDPAAADARQRFDNAQTGLNAARAALETAEAERAKAAEQEAMARQLARSVEDQLGRLRTEARGLANLTAPRSRSGHAPALDSVSPDKGYGAALAAALGDDLDAALDPRAASYWGGAGTPSPVWPEGAQPLAPLVKAPPELAARLAFTAVVQRGEGDRLQKGLSPGMRLVSAEGDLWRWDGFVARADAPRPAAVRLEQRTRLAEVEAEIDLTAPRAEATTGALKIATDRLRTAEDNLRERRRAPPEAERLLAGARDAVAQFERTAALRAARAQSLDETIDRFESEQAEAEAALAAVRAEHAGATAVADLAPQLAEARQAAATAREAASAARTALDVETRERAGRQRRLEALERDHGDWTRRAETAGKRIAALDADRVKAASALEAAREAPTVLKDRLLVLLEEFGAAEARRIRASDALETAETARLTADRAARAAGQAASEAREARAALVAHLDGARARFAEIAGSIRESVRMEPEELGRHVAGEAVAVPKDAAGVEAHLFALERERDAIGPVNLRAEEEAQEYAARLEIMRSERADLSGAVGKLRAGIEELNAEGRERLLAAFEVINGHFQTLFQALFGGGQAELRLIESDDPLEAGLEIYACPPGKRMASMSLMSGGEQALTASALIFGVFLANPAPICVLDEVDAPLDDANVDRYCNMLDEMRRRTQTRFIAITHNPVTMSRMDRLFGVTMGERGVSQLVSVDLNTAEQMVAAQ, encoded by the coding sequence GTGCAGTTCCAGCGGCTGCGCCTTTCGGGCTTCAAGTCCTTCGTCGAGCCGACCGAGTTTCGGATCGAGCCCGGCCTGACCGGCATTGTCGGCCCCAATGGCTGCGGCAAGTCCAACCTGCTGGAAGCCCTGCGCTGGGTGATGGGGGCCAATTCCGCCAAGGCCATGCGGGCCGGCGGCATGGACGAGGTGATCTTCGCCGGCAGTGGCGCGCGGCCGGCCCGCAACCATGCCGACGTCACCCTGACCATCGACAATGCCGACCGCACGGCACCGGCCCAGTTCAATGACGATCCGGTCCTGGAGGTCGTCCGTCGCATCGATCGGGGTGAGGGATCGACCTATCGCATTAACGGCCGCGAGGTGCGGGCCCGCGACGTCCAGCTGCTGTTTGCCGACGCCTCGACCGGGGCCAATTCGCCGGCCCTGGTGCGTCAGGGCCAGATCAGCGAGTTGATCGGGGCCAAGCCGCAGAACCGCCGGCGCATCTTGGAAGAGGCGGCCGGTGTCTCGGGTCTGCACACCCGCCGCCACGAGGCCGAGCTGAGACTGCGGGCCGCCGAAACCAATCTCTCACGCCTTGAGGATGTGGCGCGCGAGCTCGAATCCGCGCTGAACCGGCTTCGCCGTGAGGCTCGGCAGGCCGAAAAGTACAAGCGTCTGTCCTCCGAGATCCGGGCCGTGCAGGGCGCCGTGCTGTTCGCGCGCTGGACCGAGGCCCGCGACACCCTGAACCGGACCCAGTCCGAAGCGACCCAGGCGGCGCGCAATGTGGAAGACACCGCCCGCGCCGCGTCATCCGCCCAGGTCGAGATCACCCGCGCCGAGGCGGCCATGCCGCCCCTGCGCGAAGAGGCCACGATCGCCCAGGCGGTGCTCGGCCAGTTGGCGATCCAGAAGGACCGCGCCGAGCGTGAGGCCGAGGCCGCCGCGGCCGAGTTCCAGCGCCTTTCGGCCGATCTGGCCCGCATCGATGATGACCGGGCCCGCGAGGTCCAGACCCAACAGGACGCCGCCGCAGCCCTGGCCCGGCTGGATGGCGAACTGGCCGAGATCCGCGCGCTCGTCGCCGCCGCGCCCGAACGGGGCCCCGAGCTGGCCGCCGCCGCCAAGGCCGCTGAGGAGGCTCGGGCCGACGCCGAAGCCGTGGTCGAGCAATTGGCCGCACGGGCTGCTGCTGAGGATGCGCGGGCCCGGGCCGCGACCGCGCGCCTGGCGGATGCGGAGGGCCGACTGGCCCGGACACGACGCGCCCTCGACCAGGCCAGGTCGGAGCGCGCCGCCGTTGGGCCCGAAACGGATCCGGCTGCCGCCGACGCCCGCCAGCGTTTTGACAACGCCCAGACGGGCCTAAATGCCGCTCGGGCCGCTCTGGAAACGGCAGAGGCCGAGCGCGCCAAGGCCGCCGAGCAGGAAGCCATGGCCCGGCAGCTGGCGCGCAGTGTCGAGGACCAGCTGGGTCGCCTGAGGACCGAGGCCCGGGGCCTGGCCAACCTGACCGCGCCGCGCAGCCGCAGCGGTCACGCCCCCGCCCTGGATTCGGTCTCCCCCGACAAGGGCTACGGGGCCGCCCTCGCCGCCGCGCTTGGCGATGACCTGGACGCCGCTCTTGACCCGCGTGCAGCCTCCTACTGGGGTGGGGCCGGAACCCCTTCCCCGGTCTGGCCCGAAGGGGCGCAGCCCCTGGCCCCTCTGGTGAAGGCCCCGCCCGAACTGGCCGCCCGCCTCGCCTTCACGGCGGTTGTTCAGCGCGGCGAGGGCGATCGCCTGCAAAAGGGCCTGTCTCCCGGCATGCGCCTCGTATCCGCCGAGGGCGACCTGTGGCGGTGGGACGGCTTCGTCGCCCGCGCCGACGCACCGCGTCCGGCGGCCGTGAGGCTGGAACAGCGCACCCGTCTGGCCGAGGTCGAGGCCGAGATCGACCTGACCGCGCCGCGGGCCGAGGCGACGACCGGTGCCCTGAAAATCGCCACGGACCGCCTGCGCACCGCCGAAGACAACCTGCGTGAACGCCGCCGGGCCCCACCCGAGGCTGAACGCCTGCTGGCCGGAGCCCGCGACGCCGTGGCCCAGTTCGAGCGTACCGCAGCCCTGCGGGCCGCCCGGGCCCAGTCACTGGACGAGACCATTGACCGCTTCGAGTCTGAACAGGCCGAGGCCGAGGCTGCCCTGGCCGCCGTTCGCGCCGAACATGCCGGTGCAACGGCGGTAGCCGACCTGGCCCCGCAACTGGCGGAAGCCCGCCAGGCCGCAGCCACTGCCCGCGAGGCCGCTTCAGCGGCCCGCACCGCCCTTGATGTCGAAACCCGCGAACGGGCCGGTCGCCAGCGCCGGCTTGAGGCTCTGGAGCGCGACCATGGCGACTGGACCCGCCGGGCGGAGACCGCCGGCAAGCGGATCGCGGCGCTCGACGCGGACCGGGTGAAGGCGGCGTCCGCGCTCGAGGCAGCACGCGAGGCACCGACCGTGCTGAAAGACCGTCTGCTGGTTCTGCTTGAGGAGTTCGGCGCGGCCGAAGCCCGGCGCATCCGGGCCAGCGATGCCCTGGAAACGGCCGAGACCGCCCGTCTGACCGCCGACCGCGCGGCCCGGGCCGCCGGCCAGGCCGCCAGCGAGGCCCGCGAAGCCCGCGCCGCCCTGGTGGCGCATCTCGACGGTGCCCGGGCGCGGTTCGCCGAGATCGCCGGCAGTATTCGCGAATCGGTCCGGATGGAGCCCGAGGAACTCGGCCGCCATGTCGCCGGCGAGGCTGTGGCCGTGCCCAAGGACGCCGCGGGGGTGGAGGCCCACCTCTTTGCGCTCGAGCGGGAGCGCGATGCCATTGGGCCGGTCAATCTGCGGGCCGAGGAAGAGGCCCAGGAATATGCCGCGCGCCTGGAGATCATGCGCAGCGAGCGGGCTGACCTGTCCGGCGCCGTCGGCAAGCTGCGGGCCGGTATCGAAGAGCTGAACGCCGAGGGCCGCGAACGCCTGCTGGCCGCCTTCGAGGTGATCAACGGCCATTTCCAGACCCTGTTCCAGGCCCTGTTCGGCGGCGGCCAGGCCGAACTTCGTCTGATCGAAAGCGACGATCCCCTGGAAGCAGGCCTGGAGATCTATGCCTGCCCGCCCGGCAAACGGATGGCCTCGATGAGTCTGATGAGCGGCGGCGAACAGGCCCTGACAGCCAGCGCCCTGATCTTCGGCGTCTTCCTGGCCAATCCGGCCCCGATCTGCGTGCTGGACGAGGTTGATGCGCCGCTGGATGACGCCAATGTCGACCGCTATTGCAACATGCTCGACGAAATGCGCCGCCGCACCCAGACCCGCTTCATCGCCATCACCCACAATCCGGTGACCATGAGCCGGATGGACCGCCTGTTCGGGGTGACCATGGGCGAGCGGGGCGTCAGCCAACTGGTCAGCGTCGACCTCAATACCGCCGAACAGATGGTGGCGGCGCAGTAG
- a CDS encoding DsbA family protein, producing MRPMTRRLLTAVALTASLGLGLSACSKKDAVSADDMSRGNPDSKITVIEYASASCSHCARWNEEVFPAFKAKYIDTGKVNFVYREMLTPPAQVAAASFLMARCAGKDKYFEVVDSVYRAQEEMFTTGQFREVLLRIGQSAGLDEAKFNACVTDEKALKALNDRVEKNAKLFNVQGTPTFIVNGKVVGDAAGGERSLAELDAAIAAASK from the coding sequence ATGCGTCCGATGACCCGCCGGCTCCTGACCGCCGTCGCACTCACCGCCTCGCTGGGCCTTGGCCTCTCGGCCTGCTCTAAGAAGGACGCCGTCTCGGCCGACGACATGAGCCGGGGCAATCCCGACTCCAAGATCACCGTGATCGAATACGCCTCGGCCTCGTGCAGCCACTGCGCCCGCTGGAACGAGGAAGTGTTCCCGGCCTTCAAGGCCAAGTACATCGACACCGGCAAGGTCAATTTCGTCTATCGCGAGATGCTGACCCCGCCCGCCCAGGTGGCCGCCGCCTCGTTCCTGATGGCTCGCTGCGCCGGCAAGGACAAGTATTTCGAGGTCGTTGACTCGGTCTATCGCGCCCAGGAAGAGATGTTCACCACCGGCCAGTTCCGCGAAGTGCTGCTGCGCATCGGCCAGTCCGCAGGCCTGGACGAAGCCAAGTTCAATGCCTGCGTCACCGACGAGAAGGCCCTGAAGGCCCTCAATGATCGCGTCGAGAAGAACGCCAAGCTGTTCAACGTTCAGGGCACGCCGACCTTCATCGTCAATGGCAAGGTCGTCGGCGACGCGGCCGGCGGCGAGCGCAGCCTGGCTGAACTGGACGCCGCCATCGCCGCCGCGTCCAAATAG
- a CDS encoding AtpZ/AtpI family protein has product MPKADEPNDKALQSLDARLDAFEAKKAAEKPVRAEHEKSSQDGYRLLADLIGGVLVGLGFGWLLDQLAHTAPWGMVGGLLIGMGASIFGVVRKAMQLSAQASAEAPEGQAGEDTGGGSTAPKQKRD; this is encoded by the coding sequence ATGCCCAAGGCCGACGAACCGAACGACAAGGCCCTGCAAAGCCTCGACGCTCGGCTCGACGCCTTTGAGGCCAAGAAGGCGGCAGAAAAGCCGGTGCGCGCGGAGCACGAGAAATCGTCCCAGGACGGCTATCGTCTTCTGGCGGATCTGATCGGCGGCGTGTTGGTGGGGCTCGGCTTTGGCTGGCTGCTCGACCAGCTCGCCCACACGGCGCCCTGGGGCATGGTCGGCGGTTTGCTGATCGGCATGGGGGCGTCGATCTTCGGCGTCGTCCGCAAGGCGATGCAACTGAGCGCGCAGGCGTCGGCAGAAGCTCCAGAGGGGCAGGCCGGCGAAGACACGGGAGGCGGGTCTACCGCCCCCAAGCAGAAGAGAGACTAG
- a CDS encoding F0F1 ATP synthase subunit A, with translation MADPMHQFQVSKIVELPTVTVLGLPIDLSITNSVAAMLLAATLVIVFYALASAKQAVIPGRLQTVGELLYGLVDGLAESIIGHEGKKFLPFVFTLFAFVLFMNLQGMFLVFTATSQLAVTLTLGMLVILTVVAVGFAKNGIKFFKLFAPSGVPGWILPLVVLIEIVSFLVRPLTLALRLFGNMVGGHVVLKIFAGFVVALGGLGVLGWAGAALALTSVVALTALEFMVAFLQAFVFAVLACVYLNDVVHLDSH, from the coding sequence ATGGCCGATCCGATGCACCAGTTCCAGGTCAGCAAGATCGTGGAACTGCCGACCGTGACCGTGTTGGGCCTGCCGATCGATTTGTCGATCACCAATTCCGTGGCCGCCATGCTGCTGGCCGCGACGCTCGTCATCGTGTTCTACGCCCTGGCCTCGGCCAAGCAGGCGGTGATCCCCGGCCGCCTCCAGACGGTGGGCGAGTTGCTCTACGGCCTGGTCGATGGCCTGGCGGAGTCGATCATCGGTCACGAAGGCAAGAAGTTCCTGCCCTTCGTCTTCACCCTGTTCGCCTTCGTGCTGTTCATGAACCTGCAGGGCATGTTCCTGGTGTTCACGGCCACCTCGCAGCTGGCCGTGACCCTCACCCTGGGCATGCTGGTCATCCTGACCGTGGTCGCCGTGGGCTTTGCCAAGAACGGCATCAAGTTCTTCAAGCTGTTCGCCCCGTCGGGTGTGCCCGGCTGGATCCTGCCGCTGGTGGTGCTGATCGAGATCGTTTCGTTCCTGGTGCGCCCCCTGACCCTGGCCCTGCGACTGTTCGGCAACATGGTCGGCGGTCACGTGGTTCTGAAGATCTTCGCCGGCTTTGTCGTCGCCCTGGGCGGGCTTGGCGTGCTCGGCTGGGCCGGCGCGGCGCTGGCCCTGACCTCCGTCGTCGCCCTGACGGCTCTAGAGTTCATGGTGGCCTTCCTTCAGGCCTTCGTGTTTGCGGTGCTCGCCTGCGTCTATCTGAACGACGTCGTGCACCTCGACAGCCACTGA